One Serpentinicella alkaliphila DNA segment encodes these proteins:
- a CDS encoding MATE family efflux transporter: protein MLLTKHLKDRQFYNTLMSIAIPITLQNLISSSLNLVDTIMVGKLGEVEIASVGLANQFFFIFILILFGLNSGASIFFSQFWGKNDIVSIRKILGIALFFGGIISFIFGSFSFFIPQKVLSLFTSDISTLELGSSYLSIVGLSYLTTAISFSYSFGSRSIGEAKLPMLISSISLLLNTVLNYILIFGMGFIPAMGVKGAALATLFSRYLEMFLLLGLIYYKGHPLAGNFKEMFSFSTDFLKSFFKTAAPVILNEGLWSVGVTMYLAAYARIGTEAIAAIHISNTVQNFFMVIAFGVANASTVMIGNEIGANKNDTAISYAKKFSIIGFIIGFIIGLTLFVSAPFVVSFFNISEEVRYNTIRILMVLSVVMSAKVFNTILIVGILRGGGDTKYSLLLDMGSVWLIGVPLAFIGALIWKLPIYWVVAFVSFEEILKAFFGIPRVISKKWVRNIIEEM, encoded by the coding sequence ATGCTTTTAACAAAACATTTAAAAGATAGACAATTTTATAACACTCTTATGAGTATTGCAATTCCAATTACATTGCAAAACCTTATATCTTCATCGCTTAATTTAGTTGATACTATAATGGTTGGAAAACTTGGAGAAGTAGAAATAGCTTCTGTTGGTCTTGCTAATCAATTTTTCTTTATATTCATCCTTATATTATTCGGTTTAAATAGTGGTGCATCCATATTCTTTTCTCAGTTTTGGGGAAAAAATGACATAGTTAGTATTCGAAAAATTTTAGGCATAGCACTATTCTTTGGAGGAATAATAAGTTTTATTTTTGGTAGCTTTTCATTTTTTATACCACAAAAAGTTTTAAGCTTATTCACAAGTGATATTTCAACACTGGAATTAGGCAGTTCATATTTATCTATTGTAGGACTAAGTTATCTTACCACAGCCATTAGTTTTTCATACTCTTTTGGTTCGAGAAGTATTGGAGAAGCAAAACTCCCTATGCTCATTAGTAGTATATCCTTACTACTAAATACAGTATTAAACTATATTCTAATATTTGGTATGGGATTTATCCCAGCTATGGGAGTTAAGGGAGCAGCATTAGCAACCCTATTTTCTAGATATTTAGAAATGTTTTTACTATTGGGATTAATATATTATAAAGGGCATCCTTTGGCAGGTAATTTCAAGGAAATGTTTAGCTTTTCAACTGACTTTTTAAAAAGCTTCTTTAAAACTGCAGCACCAGTTATTTTAAATGAAGGCTTATGGTCTGTAGGCGTAACGATGTATTTAGCTGCATATGCAAGAATCGGGACAGAAGCAATTGCGGCTATTCATATCTCAAATACAGTACAGAACTTTTTTATGGTTATCGCTTTTGGTGTTGCAAATGCATCTACTGTAATGATAGGTAATGAGATCGGAGCTAATAAAAATGATACAGCTATTTCCTATGCTAAAAAGTTTTCAATTATCGGCTTTATTATTGGTTTTATAATAGGGTTAACCTTATTTGTGTCCGCCCCATTTGTTGTATCATTTTTTAATATATCAGAAGAAGTCCGCTATAATACAATAAGGATTTTAATGGTTCTTTCAGTAGTTATGAGTGCAAAGGTCTTTAACACAATATTAATTGTAGGTATTCTTAGGGGTGGTGGAGACACAAAGTATTCCTTACTTTTAGATATGGGTAGTGTATGGCTAATTGGTGTTCCTTTAGCATTTATAGGTGCTCTAATATGGAAATTACCTATTTACTGGGTTGTAGCCTTCGTATCCTTCGAGGAAATCCTAAAAGCATTTTTTGGTATCCCTAGAGTAATCTCTAAAAAATGGGTACGAAATATAATTGAAGAAATGTAA
- a CDS encoding phosphodiester glycosidase family protein: protein MRFVRTIAIFLIIALCPLFGTLYYFKSNAEDLTPYVDKDRFMIEIDKSRESINRLLSNSVDLLEKANQMKASIDGQSANVIRQDQLLNEMISNSNKQKALYSQTYEKYIYAPLGRVIDSHVSSKAEIKLYEVVESNYRGYIAKVKLFNPSALNVSLGEGELGKAETTSAAVKRENAIFGVNAGGFFFSNHSGTGLYYPVGNTMLDGRLIENFKIPSEEGLFFSGFTRDGRLVGGIYNSHEELLRSGAYWGTSFVPILIQDRQTQTIPGKWRNSRQPRTIVGNLHNGDLFFMVIDGRQPGWSNGATLEEMQRKLKQLGAISAYNLDGGGSTTMVFKDKIVNRPSDGKERLVVTNILISK from the coding sequence ATGCGATTCGTTAGAACGATTGCAATATTTTTAATTATTGCTCTTTGTCCGCTCTTTGGAACCCTTTATTATTTTAAATCTAATGCCGAGGATTTAACGCCTTATGTAGATAAGGATAGATTTATGATTGAAATTGATAAATCCAGGGAAAGTATAAATAGGCTCCTGAGTAATAGTGTAGATTTACTTGAAAAAGCAAATCAAATGAAGGCTTCGATAGATGGCCAAAGTGCAAATGTTATTAGACAAGATCAATTGCTAAATGAAATGATCTCAAATAGTAATAAACAAAAGGCCCTTTATAGTCAAACCTATGAAAAATATATTTATGCTCCGTTAGGAAGAGTAATAGATAGCCACGTTTCTAGCAAAGCTGAGATTAAATTATATGAGGTTGTGGAATCTAATTATAGAGGGTATATTGCCAAGGTAAAACTATTTAACCCTTCTGCCTTAAATGTTAGTCTAGGAGAGGGTGAATTAGGGAAAGCAGAGACTACAAGTGCTGCTGTAAAAAGAGAGAATGCTATATTTGGAGTTAATGCTGGAGGCTTCTTCTTCTCTAACCATTCAGGAACTGGATTATATTATCCTGTTGGTAATACAATGCTAGATGGAAGGTTAATAGAAAACTTTAAAATTCCTTCGGAAGAAGGTTTGTTCTTTAGTGGATTTACAAGAGATGGTAGATTAGTTGGTGGAATATATAATTCACATGAAGAACTACTTCGTTCAGGTGCTTATTGGGGCACAAGCTTTGTACCTATATTAATACAGGACAGACAAACTCAGACAATACCTGGAAAATGGAGGAATTCAAGACAACCAAGAACTATAGTAGGGAACTTACACAATGGTGATCTATTTTTTATGGTTATAGATGGTAGACAACCAGGATGGAGTAACGGTGCTACTCTAGAAGAAATGCAAAGAAAGCTCAAGCAGCTAGGTGCTATATCTGCATATAATTTAGATGGTGGTGGGTCAACTACTATGGTATTTAAAGATAAAATAGTTAATAGACCTTCCGATGGAAAGGAAAGACTTGTTGTAACTAATATTTTAATAAGTAAATAA
- a CDS encoding thiamine phosphate synthase, with protein MLFVVTNRKLVETGNFLNKIEQIVAGGAGGIILREKDLPFDELLLLAKKVKAITEGSATKLIISQSIDIAIEVEAAGVQLSFEPFTNMKKQFNGLIGVSVHSVEEAVRAEDLGASYLLAGHIYTTECKKGIEPRGISFIKDIKAKTTIPLVAIGGINENNIDDVYESGAQGVALMSLIMEAEDCFKRVGKFKQLTNTKFNKIVI; from the coding sequence ATGTTATTTGTTGTTACAAATAGGAAATTAGTTGAAACTGGTAATTTTTTAAATAAAATTGAGCAGATAGTAGCTGGTGGGGCAGGTGGGATTATTTTAAGAGAAAAGGACTTACCATTTGATGAACTACTCTTACTTGCTAAGAAAGTTAAGGCTATAACTGAAGGTTCTGCAACTAAGCTTATTATTAGTCAATCTATAGATATAGCTATTGAGGTAGAAGCTGCTGGTGTTCAATTGAGCTTTGAGCCATTTACTAACATGAAAAAACAGTTTAATGGTTTGATTGGAGTTTCAGTACATTCTGTAGAGGAAGCTGTAAGGGCAGAGGATCTAGGAGCAAGCTATTTATTAGCCGGTCATATATATACTACTGAATGTAAAAAAGGTATTGAGCCTAGAGGGATAAGTTTTATTAAAGATATAAAGGCAAAAACTACTATTCCTTTAGTTGCAATAGGCGGTATCAATGAGAATAACATTGATGATGTTTACGAAAGTGGTGCTCAAGGGGTAGCCCTAATGTCATTGATCATGGAAGCAGAGGACTGCTTTAAGAGGGTTGGAAAATTTAAGCAATTAACTAACACTAAATTTAATAAAATTGTAATATAA
- the thiC gene encoding phosphomethylpyrimidine synthase ThiC, which translates to MSYTTQMDAARKGIITKEMTIVAEKEKMDVNVLMKKIAEGKVVIPANKNHHSLDPEGVGEGLRTKINVNLGISKDCPNFDSELEKVRMALDMKAEAIMDLSSFGKTEEFRKELIGMSPAMIGTVPIYDAVGFYDKELSDITEKEFLDVVEKHGRDGVDFVTIHAGINKETAAVFKRNKRLTNIVSRGGSLIYAWMELNNKENPFFEYYDELLEICAKYDITISLGDACRPGSINDATDASQIKELMILGELTLRAWEKNVQVMIEGPGHMPLNEIVANMIIEKKLCHGAPFYVLGPLVTDVAPGYDHITSAIGGAIAASYGADFLCYVTPAEHLRLPTIEDMREGIIASKIAAHAADIAKNIPGAISWDYEMSKARQQLNWERMFELAIDPEKARRYRKESSPEHEDSCTMCGKMCSMRNMNKVMEGKNINILREDD; encoded by the coding sequence ATGAGTTATACAACACAGATGGATGCGGCAAGAAAAGGGATTATAACAAAAGAAATGACTATAGTTGCAGAGAAAGAAAAAATGGATGTTAATGTACTTATGAAAAAAATAGCAGAGGGTAAGGTTGTTATTCCTGCAAATAAAAATCACCATTCCTTAGACCCTGAAGGAGTAGGGGAAGGTCTTAGAACAAAAATTAATGTTAACTTAGGTATTTCAAAGGATTGCCCTAACTTTGATTCTGAGCTAGAGAAAGTAAGAATGGCATTAGATATGAAAGCAGAAGCAATAATGGATTTAAGTTCTTTTGGTAAAACTGAAGAATTCAGAAAAGAGCTTATCGGAATGTCTCCGGCCATGATAGGCACAGTTCCAATTTACGATGCAGTTGGATTCTACGATAAAGAATTAAGTGATATAACTGAAAAAGAATTTTTAGATGTTGTTGAAAAACATGGTAGAGATGGTGTGGACTTCGTAACTATCCATGCTGGTATTAATAAAGAGACGGCTGCTGTATTTAAAAGAAATAAAAGACTAACTAATATCGTATCCCGAGGCGGATCTTTAATTTATGCATGGATGGAATTAAATAATAAAGAGAACCCATTCTTTGAGTATTATGATGAATTATTAGAAATTTGTGCAAAATATGATATTACAATTAGTTTAGGGGATGCATGTAGACCTGGAAGCATAAACGATGCAACTGACGCTAGCCAGATAAAGGAGCTTATGATATTAGGAGAACTTACTCTAAGGGCATGGGAGAAGAATGTACAAGTTATGATTGAAGGCCCTGGTCATATGCCATTAAACGAAATTGTAGCTAATATGATTATTGAGAAAAAACTTTGTCATGGGGCACCATTCTATGTTCTTGGACCTTTAGTTACAGATGTAGCACCGGGTTATGATCATATTACTAGTGCAATTGGTGGTGCCATAGCAGCTAGTTATGGTGCTGACTTCCTATGTTATGTTACTCCAGCGGAGCATTTAAGGCTACCAACAATAGAGGATATGAGAGAAGGTATTATTGCTTCTAAAATCGCTGCTCATGCTGCGGATATAGCGAAAAATATACCAGGGGCTATAAGTTGGGATTATGAAATGAGTAAGGCCAGACAACAGTTAAATTGGGAAAGAATGTTTGAATTAGCCATTGACCCAGAAAAGGCAAGAAGATATAGAAAAGAGTCTAGTCCAGAGCATGAAGATAGCTGTACAATGTGCGGTAAAATGTGCTCTATGAGAAATATGAATAAGGTCATGGAAGGAAAAAATATTAACATTTTAAGAGAGGATGACTAA
- the thiE gene encoding thiamine phosphate synthase: MNAYRIIDANINRVSEGIRVLEDISRFIFENKAITKELRNLRHITRKSFKDDNMIKFRDSIGDIGFEISANSSLDKKESIENLIDANFKRVQEGLRCIEESLKILGYYEISKVYENIRYSSYNLEKEFQKRDVAIDTDIYCITGEEFSLGRDNLSVVKELIDADIKVIQYREKNKSKSEKLKECTEIKQITDKAGVTFIINDDVDIAMAIKADGIHIGQGDMPISEVRRLVGKRIIGVSTHNPDQAMKAVRDGADYIGVGPVFETKTKSNVEASAGLDYIKWVSENITIPYVAIGGINEENILLVQRNGGKSFAMISDIVGSKDIKHKIKSIRAKLNIGEMS; the protein is encoded by the coding sequence ATGAATGCTTATCGTATAATAGATGCGAATATTAATAGGGTGTCCGAGGGGATTCGGGTTTTAGAGGATATTTCTAGATTTATATTTGAAAATAAAGCTATAACTAAAGAGCTTAGAAATTTAAGGCATATTACTAGAAAAAGCTTTAAAGATGATAATATGATTAAATTTAGAGATTCCATAGGAGATATAGGCTTTGAAATTTCGGCTAATAGTAGTCTAGACAAAAAAGAATCTATTGAAAATTTGATTGATGCAAATTTTAAAAGGGTTCAAGAGGGACTTAGATGTATTGAAGAAAGCTTAAAAATACTAGGTTATTATGAAATATCTAAAGTTTATGAAAACATAAGATATAGCTCATATAATCTAGAGAAAGAGTTTCAAAAAAGAGATGTGGCTATAGATACTGATATTTACTGTATTACAGGCGAGGAATTTTCTCTTGGAAGAGACAATTTAAGTGTAGTTAAAGAATTGATTGATGCAGACATTAAAGTAATTCAATACAGAGAAAAAAATAAAAGTAAGAGTGAGAAGTTAAAGGAATGTACCGAAATAAAACAAATTACTGATAAAGCTGGAGTGACCTTCATAATAAACGACGATGTAGATATTGCCATGGCAATTAAAGCGGATGGAATACATATTGGACAGGGTGATATGCCAATTAGTGAAGTAAGAAGGCTTGTAGGTAAGAGGATTATAGGGGTATCTACCCATAACCCTGATCAAGCTATGAAGGCAGTTAGAGATGGAGCGGATTATATTGGTGTAGGTCCAGTTTTCGAAACAAAAACAAAATCTAATGTTGAAGCCTCTGCTGGGTTAGATTATATTAAGTGGGTTTCAGAAAACATTACTATACCCTACGTTGCCATAGGGGGTATTAATGAAGAAAATATTCTGTTAGTACAAAGAAATGGTGGAAAGAGCTTTGCTATGATTTCTGACATCGTAGGATCAAAGGATATTAAACATAAGATTAAAAGTATTAGAGCTAAATTAAATATAGGGGAGATGAGTTAA
- the thiH gene encoding 2-iminoacetate synthase ThiH, protein MELLNYMEKYKNIDLYSYFSQLTKEDVKRAISSRKPSIIDYLTLLSPIAGDFLEEMAQRAHTISLQNFGKSVLLYTPLYLSNYCVNLCSYCSFHSRNKIKRKKLNMDEIETEAKEISALGLKHILILTGESRKETPVEYIIEAVEVLKKYFDSISIEVYPLKEDEYARLIEVGVDGLTIYQEVYDEKVYNKVHIAGPKKEYSFRLEAPERACRAKIRGVNIGALLGLNDWRKEAFMTGVHADYLQNKYPEVEVSVSLPRIRPHVGMVSNYDVVEDKNLVQIMLATRIFLPRAGITISTRERKELRDNLVGLGVTKMSAGVSTEVGGHSSTEKTESQFDISDTRTVAEMKQMLLSKGYQPILKDWMHI, encoded by the coding sequence ATGGAATTATTAAACTATATGGAGAAATACAAAAACATTGATTTGTACAGTTATTTCTCTCAATTAACAAAAGAGGATGTAAAAAGAGCAATAAGCTCAAGAAAACCAAGTATTATTGACTATTTAACCCTATTATCTCCTATAGCGGGAGATTTCCTTGAGGAAATGGCCCAAAGAGCCCATACAATTTCTCTACAGAATTTTGGGAAATCAGTCTTGTTATACACACCATTATATTTATCGAATTATTGTGTTAACTTATGCTCCTACTGTAGCTTTCATAGTAGAAATAAAATAAAAAGAAAAAAATTGAATATGGACGAAATAGAGACCGAGGCTAAGGAGATTTCGGCTTTAGGACTTAAACATATTCTTATATTAACCGGCGAATCTAGAAAAGAAACCCCAGTGGAGTATATTATAGAGGCAGTTGAAGTTCTTAAAAAATATTTTGATTCTATATCAATAGAAGTATATCCTCTAAAGGAAGATGAGTATGCAAGGTTAATTGAGGTAGGTGTAGATGGACTAACTATATATCAAGAGGTATATGATGAAAAGGTCTATAATAAAGTACATATAGCAGGGCCTAAAAAAGAATACAGCTTTCGTTTGGAGGCTCCTGAAAGGGCATGTAGAGCAAAAATTAGAGGTGTGAATATTGGTGCTCTTCTAGGTTTAAACGATTGGAGAAAAGAGGCCTTTATGACTGGGGTACATGCAGATTATTTGCAAAATAAGTATCCGGAAGTAGAAGTTAGTGTTTCTCTACCAAGAATTAGACCCCATGTGGGTATGGTGAGTAATTATGATGTAGTAGAGGATAAAAACTTAGTACAAATAATGCTAGCAACTAGAATCTTTTTACCTAGGGCAGGAATTACTATATCCACTAGGGAACGAAAAGAATTGAGAGATAACTTAGTTGGTTTAGGTGTAACTAAAATGTCTGCGGGAGTATCTACAGAAGTAGGGGGCCACAGTTCAACAGAGAAGACAGAAAGTCAGTTTGATATTTCTGATACAAGAACTGTAGCTGAGATGAAGCAAATGTTACTTTCTAAAGGTTATCAACCAATTTTAAAAGATTGGATGCATATATAA
- a CDS encoding thiazole synthase, translating into MDNLIIGGIELKSRLFIGTGKYPNHKSMYEAIESCGTQVVTMALRRVDLDSKEDNIIEFIPKDCILLPNTSGARNAEEAVRIARLAKAMGCGNWIKIEVISDNKYLLPDNYETIKATEILAKEGFIVLPYMSPDLMAGKMLVDVGAAAVMPLGSPIGTNRGIRTKELVQIMIDEINAPIIVDAGIGRPSEAAEAMEMGAAAVLVNTAIATSGNPIQMAKAFSLAVEAGRIAYNAKLGATGSLAKASSPLTGFLGEGDK; encoded by the coding sequence ATGGATAATTTAATTATTGGAGGTATTGAACTTAAAAGTAGATTATTTATTGGTACTGGTAAATATCCTAACCATAAATCTATGTATGAAGCAATTGAAAGCTGTGGTACTCAAGTTGTAACAATGGCTTTAAGAAGAGTTGATTTAGATAGTAAAGAGGATAATATAATAGAATTTATACCTAAGGATTGTATTTTATTACCAAATACATCTGGAGCAAGAAACGCTGAAGAAGCAGTAAGAATAGCGAGATTAGCAAAAGCTATGGGATGTGGAAATTGGATTAAAATTGAGGTGATAAGTGATAACAAATATTTATTGCCTGATAATTATGAGACAATTAAGGCCACGGAAATATTAGCTAAGGAAGGTTTTATTGTATTACCTTACATGAGTCCGGATTTAATGGCTGGTAAGATGTTAGTTGATGTAGGGGCAGCTGCGGTTATGCCCTTAGGATCACCTATTGGGACCAATAGAGGTATTAGAACTAAGGAATTAGTTCAAATAATGATTGACGAGATAAATGCCCCAATAATCGTAGATGCTGGTATAGGTAGACCTTCAGAGGCAGCCGAGGCGATGGAAATGGGAGCTGCAGCAGTTTTAGTTAATACAGCTATAGCAACTTCAGGTAACCCTATTCAAATGGCTAAAGCCTTTTCATTAGCCGTTGAAGCTGGAAGAATTGCATATAATGCGAAGTTAGGAGCTACGGGTAGTCTAGCTAAAGCTTCGTCACCTTTAACTGGATTTCTAGGAGAAGGTGATAAGTAA
- the thiF gene encoding sulfur carrier protein ThiS adenylyltransferase ThiF, whose amino-acid sequence MKIQANEKFYEITNNTTAFGIRDSIKPEADIVILNGFIIKEDYTLNDGDKLSFIKRGEIPTEQELESLLVSRHTPGVHENVKKATVGIAGLGGLGSNIAISLARIGIGKLLLIDFDVVEPSNLNRQQYFIKHIGMHKTDALKDLIKEINPFVEIETKNIYLDKSNIVESFKDVDVIVEAFDNPICKAELVTTTLNMLKDKPIVAASGLAGYFSNNLIQTKKIRDNFYLVGDDISEAKPGSGLMAPRVAIAANHQANMVLRILLGEREI is encoded by the coding sequence GTGAAAATTCAAGCAAATGAAAAATTTTATGAAATTACAAATAATACTACTGCCTTTGGGATAAGGGACAGTATTAAACCTGAAGCGGATATAGTGATACTAAACGGTTTTATAATTAAGGAAGATTATACTTTAAATGACGGGGATAAACTATCTTTTATTAAACGTGGTGAAATACCTACTGAACAGGAGCTGGAAAGTCTACTAGTATCTAGACATACACCAGGTGTTCACGAAAATGTAAAAAAAGCTACAGTAGGTATTGCAGGTCTAGGGGGCTTAGGATCAAATATTGCTATTTCCTTAGCTAGAATAGGTATAGGTAAGCTATTATTAATAGATTTTGATGTAGTTGAGCCTAGTAATCTAAATAGACAGCAATATTTCATTAAGCATATAGGAATGCATAAGACAGATGCCTTAAAGGATTTAATCAAAGAGATAAACCCTTTTGTGGAGATTGAAACTAAAAACATATATTTGGATAAATCAAACATTGTGGAATCTTTTAAAGATGTGGATGTTATTGTAGAGGCGTTCGATAATCCTATTTGTAAGGCGGAGTTAGTAACAACTACACTAAATATGTTAAAAGACAAGCCAATTGTTGCCGCCTCAGGACTAGCTGGATATTTTTCAAACAACTTAATACAGACAAAGAAGATTAGAGACAACTTTTATTTAGTAGGAGATGATATTTCTGAGGCCAAACCTGGAAGCGGACTAATGGCACCAAGAGTTGCAATCGCTGCCAATCATCAGGCTAATATGGTACTTAGGATATTACTAGGAGAACGAGAAATATAA
- the thiS gene encoding sulfur carrier protein ThiS, producing the protein MIVNGKEMDFQEGITVEQLLNELNLPKEKVVVEVNLNIIDVSTYSSTALNKGDRVEIVRFVGGG; encoded by the coding sequence ATGATTGTTAATGGAAAAGAAATGGACTTTCAAGAAGGAATAACTGTTGAGCAACTATTAAACGAGCTAAATCTACCTAAGGAAAAGGTTGTAGTTGAAGTTAATCTTAATATCATTGATGTATCTACATATTCTTCAACTGCTTTAAATAAGGGAGACCGAGTAGAAATAGTCAGATTTGTTGGAGGCGGATGA
- the thrC gene encoding threonine synthase: MKEICYISTRGDKSVFSSSQAIVRGIAEDGGLFVPTEMPKLSSDLNTLIELNYRDLAYEILKLFLTDFTEEELKYCINSAYDEKFDTPVIAPIAKAKDNYFLELFHGPTLAFKDMALTILPYLLKTSAKKLNIDSEIVILTATSGDTGKAALEGFANIDGIKIIVYFPQNGVSEVQKKQMITQEGFNTYVVGIEGNFDDAQSGVKNIFTDEDFNGKLKEKGFMFSSANSINIGRLVPQVVYYFYAYAQMCKSGDIKVGDEINFVVPTGNFGNILAGYYAKELGLPVGKLICASNENKVLFDFMATGTYDKKRAFILTMSPSMDILISSNLERLLYTLSGQDSSKVKDLMDKLNSNGVYNISDDMKQALKDFVGGYASEENTTKAIKDVFENSDYLMDTHTAVAYSVYKEYKDSSGDDRKTVIVSTASPYKFTANVMKAIDSKYDGQDEFELMNEMETLSKVIIPESIRDLNTKPILHTTICAKDEMKQQVEKILNI, from the coding sequence ATGAAAGAGATATGCTATATAAGTACTAGAGGAGATAAAAGTGTTTTTTCTTCTTCCCAGGCAATTGTAAGAGGTATTGCGGAAGATGGAGGCCTATTTGTTCCTACAGAAATGCCTAAATTATCAAGTGATTTAAATACACTAATTGAACTAAACTATAGGGATTTAGCCTATGAGATATTAAAATTATTTCTTACTGATTTTACCGAGGAAGAATTAAAGTATTGTATTAATAGTGCTTATGATGAGAAGTTTGACACTCCTGTAATTGCCCCTATTGCCAAAGCAAAGGATAATTATTTTTTAGAATTATTTCATGGTCCAACTTTAGCATTTAAAGATATGGCTTTAACAATACTACCATATTTATTAAAGACTTCAGCTAAAAAATTAAATATTGACAGTGAAATAGTTATTCTAACTGCAACTTCAGGGGATACTGGAAAGGCAGCCTTAGAAGGTTTTGCTAACATAGATGGAATTAAAATAATTGTTTATTTCCCTCAAAATGGGGTTAGTGAAGTACAGAAAAAACAAATGATTACACAAGAAGGGTTTAATACATATGTAGTAGGTATAGAAGGTAACTTCGACGATGCCCAAAGTGGAGTTAAAAACATCTTTACAGATGAAGATTTTAATGGGAAGTTAAAAGAAAAAGGATTTATGTTTTCCTCTGCTAACTCCATTAATATAGGTAGATTAGTCCCACAGGTTGTATATTATTTCTATGCATATGCACAAATGTGTAAATCAGGTGATATTAAAGTTGGTGATGAAATTAATTTCGTTGTTCCAACAGGAAACTTTGGGAATATATTAGCAGGTTATTATGCAAAAGAGTTGGGTTTACCTGTAGGGAAATTAATCTGTGCATCTAATGAAAATAAGGTTCTATTTGATTTTATGGCTACAGGAACCTACGATAAGAAGAGAGCCTTTATTCTGACAATGTCACCTTCAATGGATATACTAATCTCAAGTAATCTTGAAAGGTTATTGTATACTTTAAGTGGACAGGATTCTAGTAAAGTTAAGGACCTAATGGATAAATTAAATAGTAATGGAGTATATAATATTAGTGATGATATGAAACAAGCTCTAAAGGACTTTGTAGGTGGATATGCTTCAGAGGAGAATACAACTAAGGCAATAAAAGATGTATTTGAAAACTCAGATTATTTAATGGATACACATACTGCTGTTGCATATTCAGTGTATAAAGAATATAAGGATAGTAGTGGAGATGATAGAAAAACAGTAATTGTTTCAACTGCTAGTCCATATAAATTTACAGCAAATGTAATGAAAGCTATAGATTCAAAATATGACGGACAAGATGAGTTTGAGCTTATGAATGAGATGGAAACACTTTCTAAGGTTATTATTCCAGAATCAATAAGAGATTTAAATACTAAGCCTATATTGCATACAACTATATGTGCAAAGGATGAAATGAAACAACAGGTTGAAAAAATATTAAATATATAA